A single window of Cydia fagiglandana chromosome 25, ilCydFagi1.1, whole genome shotgun sequence DNA harbors:
- the LOC134677021 gene encoding zinc finger protein OZF-like, translated as MESNKLDATTICRTCMCEGANMRSVFNKLQDGKSATDLLEIIANITINSDDNLPKQICDKCERFLCKAAYFKSRCLDVEAKLKKLFSDDSPSSLSLIKHENKASESTDEPYQCSICFSKYSEIALLDKHVFNFHQIKKVSLFNEFALFSNTKANIITLGTVSEKEENESLVKEEINNDFVEDGNFDNEYSEHDAESILIEFEPKIDKDTFEAPVMSIDNNKIDNIEKEKYKCVKCNQKFKSANSLNLHKRKHKEKKVIDKKYQCSLCMRKFISKSGLTNHLSIHERKDDVKYTCGSCKREFKHKAHLDNHMVTLHANEKGFTCDFCLKNFATQESLEIHKDLHKIDKKHSCQYCNKSFYMLSTLTDHVRTHTGEKPYLCSTCGRGFSQKTNLAQHMRRHLGLKQFACEHCTQRFVSKGELVAHTRKHSGAHPFICDECGNGFTTSSSLVKHRRTHSGERPFACDLCHMRFAASGTLKNHRRTHTGEKPYQCTHCEKAFVQKNDLVSHVRCHTGERPFVCNVCGSAFRKPAALRSHAKMHTRDKELMPY; from the exons ATGGAAAGTAATAAATTAGATGCCACTACCATATGCAGGACTTGCATGTGCGAAGGTGCCAATATGAGATCAGTGTTTAACAAATTGCAAGACGGAAAATCTGCGACTGATTTACTTGAAATCATTGCAAATATTACCATTAACAGTGATGATAACCTTCCTAAACAAATTTGCGATAAATGCGAGAGGTTTTTGTGTAAAGCTGCTTATTTTAAAAGTCGATGTTTGGACGTCGAGGCAAAGTTGAAGAAACTCTTTAGCGATGACTCTCCGTCAAGTTTATCCTTGATAAAACATGAAAATAAAGCGTCAGAAAGCACTGACGAGCCGTACCAGTGTTCTATTTGCTTCAGTAAATATTCTGAAATAGCTTTATTAGATAAACATGTGTTCAACTTTCatcaaattaaaaaagtatcacTGTTCAATGAATTCGCACTATTTTCAAATACCAAAGCGAATATAATAACCCTAGGAACAGTATCAGAAAAAGAAGAAAATGAAAGTTTGGTTAAAGaggaaataaataatgattttgttGAAGACGGTAATTTTGATAATGAATATTCAGAGCATGATGCAGAATCTATACTTATCGAGTTTGAGCCTAAGATAGATAAAGACACATTTGAAGCGCCTGTAATGTCTATAGACAACAACAAAATAGACAATATAGAAAAAGAGAAATACAAATGTGTAAAATGCAACCAGAAATTCAAATCGGCGAATTCCCTGAACTTACACAAACGAaaacataaagaaaaaaaagttattgacaAGAAATACCAATGTTCTTTATGCATGCGCAAATTTATAAGTAAGTCCGGTTTGACGAATCATTTAAGTATCCACGAACGGAAGGACGATGTTAAATACACTTGCGGTAGTTGTAAAAGAGAATTTAAACATAAAGCACATTTAGACAACCACATGGTGACGTTACATGCGAATGAAAAAGGTTTCACTTgtgacttttgcttgaaaaACTTTGCGACGCAAGAAAGTTTGGAGATACATAAGGATTTGCATAAGATTGATAAGAAGCACTCATGCCAGTATTGCAATAAGTCGTTTTATATGCTGTCGACGTTGACTGATCACGTCAG gACACATACTGGTGAAAAACCATACCTGTGCTCCACCTGCGGGCGTGGCTTCAGCCAGAAAACGAACTTAGCCCAACACAtgcgccgccatcttggattgaAACAATTCGCATGTGAACACTGTACTCAGAG ATTCGTGTCAAAAGGCGAGCTAGTAGCCCACACACGAAAACACAGCGGCGCACACCCGTTCATATGTGACGAGTGTGGTAACGGGTTTACGACATCCTCCTCCCTGGTCAAACACAGACGGACGCACAGCGGGGAGAGGCCTTTCGCCTGCGATCTGTGTCACATGAG ATTCGCAGCGTCAGGAACCCTAAAGAATCACCGTCGTACACACACAGGGGAAAAACCTTATCAGTGCACACACTGCGAGAAGGCTTTCGTGCAGAAAAACGATCTCGTCTCACATGTCAG ATGTCACACAGGGGAGCGTCCGTTCGTATGCAACGTGTGCGGCAGCGCGTTCCGCAAGCCGGCAGCATTACGAAGTCACGCCAAAATGCACACAAGAGACAAAGAACTTATGCCTTACTGA